The following nucleotide sequence is from Sulfurirhabdus autotrophica.
CTTCTTTTTTACTTCGGCAATGGCTGCTTCGATGATTTCATTTGTCGCAAAGGGCGGTTGCATAATCATCATAGTCCATTTCCATTTTGCCTTGTCATTGGTTATAAAGGCAGACATGTCATCTGCCCACCAAAGCCCTTCGAGAGGCATAACGGCATAGTCAATTTCCTGCGGCCCCTTTTTGACCATGAACTTGGCTGTGTAGGACACCGCAAACAAGGCCTCTATTGCCTGAGCATATTCCGGGGCCGTATTGGGATCTCCTTCACCGTCGATCATGAGAAATGTAAACATCGGTACTTCAACCAGTGCAACTTCCTTGGCTGACGGTTGGTATAGCTGTTTCAGGTCTTTTTTGAGATCAA
It contains:
- a CDS encoding GyrI-like domain-containing protein produces the protein MEKIDLKKDLKQLYQPSAKEVALVEVPMFTFLMIDGEGDPNTAPEYAQAIEALFAVSYTAKFMVKKGPQEIDYAVMPLEGLWWADDMSAFITNDKAKWKWTMMIMQPPFATNEIIEAAIAEVKKKKKLPAIDKLRLEDFSEGRCAQILHIGPFSEEGPTIARVHEFIDAQASRTGKHHEIYLSDIRRADPKKWKTIVRHPMK